DNA sequence from the Candidatus Atribacteria bacterium genome:
TACAACCAAAATATGCTCTTATAACTTAAAACAATTCTGAATTCTGGATTCCGGCTCCTGACTTCTATTTTCTTGACTCGATACTATATGCTTAATACTGTTTTCTTAACCAGCTATCTTATCACATATCGCAAATTATTGGTCATTGATTAATGTTATCTATTATTTTAGTTACTTCTCCTAAATTGTGAATAATTAACTTTCCCTTTTTTGTCTTGCTGCGATCTAAATATATAACATTCATTCCAGCTTTCCGAGCAGCTAGATAATCAAATTCCCAATGATCACCTATGTGTAATATCTGTTCAGGGCATAAATTTAGGATTTTGGATATTTTTGAATATATTTCCGCATTTTTCAATTTTTTAAAATCGGATAAAGCAGAAAAGCTGAATTTAAAATATTTTTCCAGCTTTTTTATTTTAGGCTTTAAAAATTCACGAGGCATTGCAGTAGTAATAACAAGTATAAATTTATTCCTTAATTTTTCCAAAAGAGGGATTACTTCGGGAAATATATTTATTTTGGATTCATACTTTTCCAATATTTTTT
Encoded proteins:
- a CDS encoding HAD family hydrolase translates to MEHKLKIISFDVDGTLVDSGYNDLIWFKEIPELVAKKKKINFEQSVKYVTDEYTKLGEYNLNWYDISYWITYFGIKVSPEKILEKYESKINIFPEVIPLLEKLRNKFILVITTAMPREFLKPKIKKLEKYFKFSFSALSDFKKLKNAEIYSKISKILNLCPEQILHIGDHWEFDYLAARKAGMNVIYLDRSKTKKGKLIIHNLGEVTKIIDNINQ